AAGCGCGCGGTAGTCCATATCGATTTTTCTCCCAGCAGGCTCATTCTCCCTGCTTTACAGGTCTCACTCGCTTTGCGGCCTCTTTTATATCCTCCGCCCTCACAGTCTTCCTCTTCGCATGATTGGCCCAGTCTATCGCCTCTTTCGCTATCTCGATGCCGTAGTTCTCCAGAATCGCAGCAAGCTCGATGCTTGCATCCTCACTAACCCTCTTGGCCCCGGCCATTCTTATCAGCCTGGCAACCGGGGCGACAGGAAGTACCGCCATTCTGCTCCCTCCTTGAGACCCTCGGCGCAACTATTTCGATGCAGCCGAAAAGATCCCCTATTCGCATTCCGAGCTTTCTTTGATGCATATATATCTTTTCATCAGAGTTTAAAAGCGATTTTCAAAAGAGAGTGTTTTTCATCTGCCCTCTCCTGCATGCCGCCTGTCTGGACTGCCGATCGATCTGAAACCTCCGATTATGGGCTATAATCACCGCATTCGTCGTCGGCTAAGGATCTTGACATTGTCATCTACTACTATTTAGAGGACGATGCTGCAGATCTTCAATGGTGCGATTCTCTGGCAGAGATTCTGGCTTTATGCCTGGCCTTTATGATTTCCAGGATTGTGCGATCATCGATCAT
The genomic region above belongs to Methanothrix sp. and contains:
- a CDS encoding histone family protein; the encoded protein is MAVLPVAPVARLIRMAGAKRVSEDASIELAAILENYGIEIAKEAIDWANHAKRKTVRAEDIKEAAKRVRPVKQGE